The genomic interval GTGGGAAATGAGTGCACTTGCCGTTACGCTTATTTTAGACGTTCTAATCATACTTTGAGTGATGGTGTGCGATACGGGTACACCTCGTTGGCAGAGATGAAAACCCGCTCTATATAAAAGGGTAGAGTTCATTATCACGAATATACAGCTTAAGCGAGTGGAAAAAAGCTCTTGATTTTTACGATGGCCACGACACCTTACCGTATCAAAACTCAGGTTGCCACTGCGCAACGATCCTCCTGAGTGTAGAACCCGACTTTCGCTAAGGGAATAAAATTTTGCCTTCACTCTCTAAAGTTTTTTTCTGTGGAGCCGATAATTATAGGTAGAAAAAGAAAGCATTTGTTGAAAAAGTGATGAAAACTCCAAGGTTTTTGGGTTTTCTGCAATTATTTTGGTAGAGGAGGTGATATCGAGGAGAAAAGCGCGGGGTAAATATACCATGCAGGCTGGTAATGGTTGTTTTAGTGTAGGTGAGTAAGCTGGCACGGATGCCAAGGAAAACACCTTATGGAGGAGGTTGTAAAAAATGGGTCTTCGGATTAACCAAAACATTACGGCGTTAAATGCCCACCGTAATCTGGTGGCCACAGATAGCGCCCTTTCCAAATCCCTTGAACGGTTGTCGTCGGGTCTGCGGATTAACCGCGCCGCTGACGATGCTGCGGGGTTAGCCATTTCGGAAAAGATGCGTGGTCAAGTCAGTGGTTTAGCGCAGGCAGTGCGCAATGCCCAGGATGGGATTTCGCTCATTCAGACTGCAGAGGGAGCCCTGAATGAGGTCCACTCCATTTTGCAACGTATGCGGCAACTGGCTGTCCAGGCGGCCAACGATACCCTGACCTTAAACGACCGGGTGGAAATCCAGCGAGAAATCGACCAGCTCAAAGCCGAAGTTAACCGCATTGCCAACACCACTGAGTTCAACACCAAAAAGCTCCTTGATGGGACGGCTTCGGTCTTAGCTTCTACCGACAAAGCCACCACCCAGGTTATCGCCAAAGGACCGGTCACGAATTTTGGAAACTACGAACTCCAGATCGAGGCCACCCCTGGTAAAGCTCAGATTTTGAAGACCGACATCTTCAAGGCCCAGGGACTTGAAATCACCAACCTCGAGATTGACACCACGAACTCTGGAATCCAGAATATCACCCGGAACACCACTGCAGGGTATACGTTACCGGTTGGATCGTACACTGTGGCAGTGGCAGCAAGTATCAGCGCTACAGTCAACGCTTCATACACCACCACGACCTATAGCCAGGCAGGGGCAACTTCACTGATTGTCGGTGGCTCAACCACGGTGACGAATGCTACGACAGCTAGTGGTTATCTCCTTCTCGAAGTCAACCTCATTTCCGGGACTCAGGTATCCTTTGACATAACTGAATACTACGTCACGCAAAATGGTAATATTGGTCAGGTAACTGGTAATACTGTTACCGTCACTGCCGATGGTTCAACAAACGTTTCGGCTGATTTCAACGCCAACACAACCTATTTTGATTTCCAGCAAATTGTCTTTCAAAGTGCCAATAACTTCCGGGTGGGTGATAAGATTCTCTTTCGAATCAGTGGAACGGCGGTACCAGGTGATGATCAGCTGACGCTTTCCAACACCAGTGGGGTAGGAGCCGGTCAAAACATTACCTATGTCTTTGATAACAATGTTTTGGACAACAACACGCGGAGTGTCTGGACGACATACATGAACTCAAGTAACGGCCAGCTTTACGTAGGACAGCTCAACTTCCAGTTTGGAATACCGACGAGCGATTCAACCGCGGCATCCTTTGATATCGCTCGGGTAGGAGGTCTGGCACCGGCGGATATCGATGCGACTTTAGCGGAGGTGGACCGCTTCACCGATGCCAGTGGGAACTTCCTTGTGGAGTATCCGCAAACCATCACCATCTACCAGGGGAATGGCCGAAGCACCACGGTCACCTTCTTTGCCACCGACACGCTGAGGGATGTCCAGGATAAGCTCAACAAGGCCATTGCTGAAGGACTTAACCAGGGGCAGTACGTGGGTGATTACAGTAACAAGTTTGTCCAATACGTCACCACCCCCTACGCTAACTCTCCCGAAGCGGTTGCCGGGACCT from Atribacterota bacterium carries:
- a CDS encoding flagellin, whose translation is MGLRINQNITALNAHRNLVATDSALSKSLERLSSGLRINRAADDAAGLAISEKMRGQVSGLAQAVRNAQDGISLIQTAEGALNEVHSILQRMRQLAVQAANDTLTLNDRVEIQREIDQLKAEVNRIANTTEFNTKKLLDGTASVLASTDKATTQVIAKGPVTNFGNYELQIEATPGKAQILKTDIFKAQGLEITNLEIDTTNSGIQNITRNTTAGYTLPVGSYTVAVAASISATVNASYTTTTYSQAGATSLIVGGSTTVTNATTASGYLLLEVNLISGTQVSFDITEYYVTQNGNIGQVTGNTVTVTADGSTNVSADFNANTTYFDFQQIVFQSANNFRVGDKILFRISGTAVPGDDQLTLSNTSGVGAGQNITYVFDNNVLDNNTRSVWTTYMNSSNGQLYVGQLNFQFGIPTSDSTAASFDIARVGGLAPADIDATLAEVDRFTDASGNFLVEYPQTITIYQGNGRSTTVTFFATDTLRDVQDKLNKAIAEGLNQGQYVGDYSNKFVQYVTTPYANSPEAVAGT